The DNA sequence GCATCCGCCGGTGTGCCCTGGCAGGTGGAGCGCTCGGAATTGGCGGTTGCCCAGGTCGATCACATCCCCGTCGTTCAGAGCGGTGGTTACCGGCGCGGATGAGACCCGGTAGAGCGCTGGTTGGTAGCCAGGTTCGGGAAGTGCATCGATAAGGAGGTGGGGCAGCTCGAAGTCGTGAAACCCGAGCAGTTGCGCGAGCTCCGCCCCGTACAGTGACGCTTTCGGGGCGACGGACAGCGAGTGCTCACCGTATGCTCGCCGGTCGGTGAACTCGTATGCAGAGCCAGCATGGTCCAGGTGGGCGTGCGTGACCACAAGGATCGGGTCGTTGTCGAAAATCTCGGGCACTCGTTCGCGCAATGATGCGATACCCATGCCCGCGTCAACCACGAGGTCGCGGGCGGTTCCTTTGACGTGCCAGATGTTGGCACGAACGAACTCGTGCACATGCGGTTCTTCGATGAGCGTCATGCCCGGTTTGATGGCGGTCGCGCGGAACCAGGCGTCGCGGGCGGGCTGGAGACGGCTCACAGGGTCACCTGGCCATCCCCGGCCGGCTGCGGTCGAACGGTGGCGTGCAGAGCAGCGTCGGAGTGCGCGCGCAGCTTCCGAGCGGTTGCCGCAGCGTAAATGCCGCCGCCGAGGATGCCTCCGACGAACACCGACAGGTCAGCTCCCCCGAGTGCGGACGCAAGCGGCCCCACCCAGAAGGTGGTGTTCACAAACATGAGGGAACCGACAGCACCGACGAGCAGAGCGATGAAGCCTGCGAGGTTGAATCCGCCGGTGTGCCAGTGGGCACTCTTTCTGGTCATGTCTTGGAGCCCTGGGCCGTCGTAGCGGTTGCGGCGAAGGTAAATGTCAACCGCGTAGATCGCCATGTACGGTGCGAGCACGGTGATGCTGACTTCGAGCAGGCCGCTCAGCGTATCCAGGAAGTTGGAGATGAAGAGTGCGTACAGTGTCACTCCGACGGCAACGACGGCGTCGAAGATGACCGTCCGGGAACGGCGCCACGGGATTCCCGCCGCGAGCAGCGCAAGCCCGGTGCTGTATGCGGTGAGCGCATTGTTGAAGACGGAACCGAGGATAATCACGAGCAGGAAGATCACGTAGAACCAGGACGGGACCAGGCCAGCGATTGCGGTTTCCGGGTTGCTCATGTCCACGACGGTCGCAGCGAGAACGCCGAGGATTGCGATACCAGTGGCGGGGATGAAGCCGCCGAATGCGGTCCAGAACGCGACGCTCTTCGCACTCGTCGTCCGAGGAAGGTAACGGGAGTAGTCGGCGCCGACCGGCCACGAGAGTGGGGCGGATGCGATGATCGCGAAGCCAGCAGCGGCCGTTGCCCACAAGGCGCCGCCGGAGAGGCCACCACCCTTGGGGACGTAGCCGAAGTTGGCGTGAGTGATGACAAACCAAGCGAGGACGATCAGGGCGGTCAGAAGAATCCAGGTGAACCACGGACCGAGCTTGATGATGGTTCCGTGTCCAAAGACGCTGATGGTGAACGTGGCGATGGCCAGTGCGACGACGATGCTGATCTTGACGAAGGCGGGCGCGGTTCCAACGAACTGTTGGACGAACGCGAATCCGGCGAGCGCGCCGACACTGAGGTTGATCGCTTCGTAAAGGACGCCCACCATCCAACCGCTGATGAACGCGACGATTCGGTTCCCGTTCACACCGAAGAATGCTCGAGCGATGACCTCGCTGGGGCTTCCAGCTGCTGGCCCGCTGGTTGCGAGATAGCCGACGCCAACCCAGAGGAGGTTGCCTGCCAGGACGACCGCGATCGCTTCCCAGACATTGAGTCCGAAGATGATCAGGAGGCTACCGAGCACGAAGTACAGATACGCGACGTTGGATCCGGCCCACACGCCGAAAAGCTCGCGCGGCTTCCCGCGACGCTCAGTGTCGTTGACGTAATCGGTGCCGTGCGATTCGATCCGACCGGCACGGTCTTTGTCTAACACCTCTATTGAGGACATCGTTCGCTCCCTTGCGAGTTGATTGGTCTAGAGACCAATAGGCCAAACCTGAGGGAACAATAGCTCTTATTGGTCTCAAGTACAACTGGGAGCTGACAACAAAGTTCAGTTCGCTGGCATCGAGTTCATGCGAGTGTTCCTGGAGCGAGCCCGAGTTCACGTTCAGCACCGGCAACGACCATTTCTTCGACCGCCGGGTAGTCAAGCGACGAGCCAGCGAGAGCGACCCGGACCGCTGATGCCGCGACTTGACCGTCGAGAAGCGCGAGGATTCGCATCGCCGCGACCCGGGATCCTGAGACATTGAAGTCGCCGCTTGTAATACCCGCGTCGATGACGCCCGCAAGGTTGACGTTGTCGAGCTCCATCTGAGCGATTACCGCTTCGCGCAACTGCTGACGGTCGGCGGCTTGACGCCACGCGTCCAGCCAGAGCAGCCCCATCCGGTCCCGATCTGAACTGGTGTATGCGGCGAGTATCGCCTTCATCTGAGCGATCGGCGTCGAATGCTCGCTCGCACGTTCATTGAGTGCTTCACGGTCCGCTATCACG is a window from the Leifsonia shinshuensis genome containing:
- a CDS encoding MBL fold metallo-hydrolase gives rise to the protein MSRLQPARDAWFRATAIKPGMTLIEEPHVHEFVRANIWHVKGTARDLVVDAGMGIASLRERVPEIFDNDPILVVTHAHLDHAGSAYEFTDRRAYGEHSLSVAPKASLYGAELAQLLGFHDFELPHLLIDALPEPGYQPALYRVSSAPVTTALNDGDVIDLGNRQFRALHLPGHTGGCIGLFDEESGELFSGDVLYDDVLLDDLPESDVTQYIASLRRLAALPVTTVYPGHRDIFDGIRLRELVDEYVASRTAPQGVGAH
- a CDS encoding purine-cytosine permease family protein; translation: MSSIEVLDKDRAGRIESHGTDYVNDTERRGKPRELFGVWAGSNVAYLYFVLGSLLIIFGLNVWEAIAVVLAGNLLWVGVGYLATSGPAAGSPSEVIARAFFGVNGNRIVAFISGWMVGVLYEAINLSVGALAGFAFVQQFVGTAPAFVKISIVVALAIATFTISVFGHGTIIKLGPWFTWILLTALIVLAWFVITHANFGYVPKGGGLSGGALWATAAAGFAIIASAPLSWPVGADYSRYLPRTTSAKSVAFWTAFGGFIPATGIAILGVLAATVVDMSNPETAIAGLVPSWFYVIFLLVIILGSVFNNALTAYSTGLALLAAGIPWRRSRTVIFDAVVAVGVTLYALFISNFLDTLSGLLEVSITVLAPYMAIYAVDIYLRRNRYDGPGLQDMTRKSAHWHTGGFNLAGFIALLVGAVGSLMFVNTTFWVGPLASALGGADLSVFVGGILGGGIYAAATARKLRAHSDAALHATVRPQPAGDGQVTL
- a CDS encoding TetR/AcrR family transcriptional regulator, which produces MAQTTAAATQVRRKEREDRRQEILETSAAIALSEGLGRVTARRVAERVGVRPGLVTHYFAAVDELLASAFSLLVIADREALNERASEHSTPIAQMKAILAAYTSSDRDRMGLLWLDAWRQAADRQQLREAVIAQMELDNVNLAGVIDAGITSGDFNVSGSRVAAMRILALLDGQVAASAVRVALAGSSLDYPAVEEMVVAGAERELGLAPGTLA